A region from the Nymphalis io chromosome 9, ilAglIoxx1.1, whole genome shotgun sequence genome encodes:
- the LOC126770604 gene encoding lipase member H-like: MKIVVTVILCLLGHARSWGRGDLEKYGPFQLALHSKLIKCEHDRTLNLDVSGIDVYFYDFTRNDVETFTIDNAAKGILSLNELDKTRKFLIFVGGFKSNINKKTEERVRDSFRNYPNSYLIILDHSPYTNDKQGHIKSYERSVKYVHYIGKALAQMLTGLKEGGISSKNIHCIGHSLGAQILGQAGEIFYNNTGTKISRITALDPAGPCFSNSLIQEQVRSGVADYVEVYHCNSGGLGTTSILGDIDFIVNKKGSTQPNCKTPLIPGIFDSSKAAKCNHRACIDIYTATVSNPNWFLAWKCDTYKSFRKGYCSTNDNTIAGFWNPGNATGVYYVSTDGYDLK; this comes from the exons atgaaAATCGTTGTCACCGTGATTCTATGCCTATTGGGTCACGCACGATCGTGGGGTCGAGGTGACTTGGAGAAATATGGACCGTTTCAATTGGCTttacattcaaaattaattaaat GTGAACACGATAGAACACTGAATCTTGATGTTAGCGGCATTGACGTATACTTTTATGATTTCACCAGGAACGATGTCGAAACATTTACTATTGATAACGCTGCAAAGGGAATACTTTCGCTAAACGAACTGGATAAAACCAGAAAGTTCCTGATCTTCGTCGGTGGATTCAAGTCAAACATTAACAAGAAAACAGAGGAACGTGTCAGGGATTCATTTAGAAATTACCCTAACAGCTACTTAATTATTCTTGACCATTCTCCGTACACTAACGACAAACAAGGACACATTAAAAGTTACGAAAGATCCGTCAAATACGTTCACTATATTGGTAAAGCGTTGGCCCAAATGTTGACAGGTTTGAAGGAAGGTGGGATTTCTTCTAAGAATATACACTGTATTGGCCATAGTTTGGGCGCTCAAATTTTGGGCCAAGCAGGTGAAATCTTTTACAATAACACTGGTACCAAAATATCTAGAATTACTGCTTTGGATCCAGCTGGACCCTGTTTTTCCAATAGCTTGATACAGGAGCAAGTAAGGTCCGGTGTAGCGGATTATGTTGAAGTATATCATTGTAACTCTGGGGGGTTGGGCACGACTAGTATTCTGGGAGATATAGACTTCATTGTAAACAAGAAAGGTTCAACTCAGCCGAATTGTAAAACACCATTGATACCAGGTATTTTTGACTCTTCAAAAGCTGCAAAGTGTAACCATAGAGCATGCATTGATATTTACACGGCAACCGTAAGTAATCCAAATTGGTTTTTGGCGTGGAAGTGTGATACATACAAATCTTTTAGAAAAGGATATTGTTCTACCAATGATAACACCATCGCAGGCTTCTGGAATCCCGGTAACGCGACTGGTGTTTATTATGTTTCAACTGATGGCTATGATCTTAAATAA